In Timaviella obliquedivisa GSE-PSE-MK23-08B, a single window of DNA contains:
- a CDS encoding BamA/TamA family outer membrane protein has product MNYPPLFALLVMVTVWFIEGNLRTALADPEQVEILPFAPRPSPSPVVPIPGLVSPSLEAVPEQASPVVQAEIDTCPGLVEADADTSTPQPEVSEPTPSKVLVNDIVAANGIFANTDKARFDAAVESYKGRELLAQDLIDLKREIDRLYARLGYITSIARQPTLRQVQDGTLKVDMIEGALIQINLTVDGTRRLDKSYVCSRILRGVDVPLNTNQLEDQLKLLRIDPLFEYVEASLAASSTGDQQGHEGESILNVRIKEAEPSVVNFSADNYSPPSIGSERFSVNARYRNLTGLGDEISGSYSRTITGGADVFDFTYLVPLNAMNGTLLLRAAPNRTEITQAQFQDLDIRGTQAVYQLEYRQPIVRSSDEELALSLGFLYQSGLTLLNGEPLDINDVDQGGISRTSVIQFSQDYLRRDGSGAWLLRSQFNFGTGLFDATINQSPIPDSRFFSWLGQVRRVQRFGDDHIVLMQGDVQLTPDPLLSSQQFVIGGSQSVRGYRQNVRSGDNGLRVSVEDRIAIVRNRRGDPSIQLVPFVDAGLVWNQAENLIELPKQRFLLGAGLGLLLNEPFSINGLNVRVEYGFPFIDLSDREGNIQDDGLYFGVFYQP; this is encoded by the coding sequence ATGAATTATCCCCCACTGTTTGCTTTGCTCGTGATGGTTACAGTATGGTTCATTGAGGGGAATCTACGAACCGCTCTAGCAGATCCTGAACAGGTTGAAATTTTACCTTTTGCCCCTAGGCCGTCTCCAAGTCCGGTTGTGCCGATTCCAGGTCTGGTCAGCCCTTCTCTTGAAGCTGTCCCAGAACAAGCCTCACCTGTTGTTCAAGCTGAAATTGATACCTGTCCAGGTTTAGTAGAAGCAGATGCAGATACTTCTACTCCACAGCCAGAGGTTTCAGAACCTACTCCTAGTAAAGTATTAGTCAACGATATAGTCGCAGCCAATGGCATTTTTGCTAATACAGATAAAGCTAGGTTTGATGCTGCTGTAGAGAGCTATAAAGGGCGTGAGTTGCTCGCGCAGGATTTGATAGATCTTAAGAGGGAAATCGATCGCCTGTACGCGAGGCTAGGTTACATTACATCTATTGCAAGGCAACCTACTCTGAGACAGGTTCAAGATGGAACGCTAAAGGTTGACATGATTGAGGGGGCTTTAATACAGATTAACCTCACGGTGGATGGAACACGGCGATTGGATAAATCCTATGTTTGTAGCCGTATTTTACGAGGCGTTGATGTACCGCTCAATACCAATCAACTCGAAGATCAATTAAAGCTCCTGCGCATCGATCCATTATTTGAATATGTGGAAGCGAGTTTGGCTGCGTCGAGCACGGGCGATCAGCAAGGACACGAGGGCGAAAGCATTTTGAATGTTCGGATCAAAGAAGCTGAGCCATCTGTCGTGAATTTTAGTGCAGATAATTATTCACCGCCGAGTATTGGTTCAGAGCGGTTTAGCGTTAATGCCCGATATCGCAATTTGACTGGACTTGGGGATGAAATTTCAGGCTCTTATTCCCGCACTATTACAGGAGGTGCAGATGTATTTGACTTTACATATCTTGTGCCTCTCAATGCAATGAATGGAACGCTCTTGCTCAGAGCAGCACCAAACCGAACCGAAATTACTCAAGCTCAATTTCAAGATTTGGACATTCGAGGAACGCAGGCTGTTTATCAACTGGAGTATCGCCAACCGATTGTGCGATCGTCAGATGAAGAGCTAGCTTTATCGTTAGGGTTTCTTTATCAAAGTGGATTAACGTTGCTAAACGGTGAGCCATTAGATATTAACGATGTGGATCAGGGTGGGATTAGTCGAACCAGCGTGATTCAGTTCAGTCAGGATTATTTGCGGCGCGATGGCTCTGGAGCTTGGTTGTTACGATCGCAGTTTAATTTCGGGACAGGCTTATTTGATGCGACGATTAACCAATCGCCTATTCCTGATAGTCGCTTTTTCAGTTGGTTGGGTCAGGTGCGGCGGGTACAGCGGTTTGGGGATGATCATATAGTGTTAATGCAAGGTGATGTACAACTGACTCCTGACCCTTTACTATCATCACAGCAGTTTGTGATTGGTGGTTCTCAATCTGTGCGAGGATATCGACAAAATGTGCGGTCGGGTGATAACGGGTTGCGAGTCTCTGTGGAAGACCGGATTGCGATCGTGCGGAATCGGCGAGGAGATCCATCTATTCAACTGGTGCCGTTTGTGGATGCAGGGTTAGTTTGGAATCAGGCAGAAAATTTGATTGAACTGCCAAAACAACGGTTTTTGTTGGGAGCAGGTTTGGGGCTACTGTTAAATGAGCCGTTTAGTATTAATGGGTTAAATGTCCGGGTGGAATATGGTTTTCCTTTTATTGATTTGAGCGATCGAGAGGGAAATATTCAGGATGATGGTTTGTATTTTGGTGTGTTTTACCAACCTTGA
- a CDS encoding site-2 protease family protein, which produces MFIYNLFTHPVYFLRFVAILAFSISLHELAHGYAALSQGDDTPLQRGHITLNPLVHMGWESLTCLCVTGLAWGQMPVNSAKFRAGGWSNIWVSVAGPLCNLGLALLFIVALRLMTTFNLQGIWSVEFFYLAAQVNLVLFSLNLVPLPPLDGFHVVSEAFPALKILEETPLSLFPLVVLLMNPDYMTACSDAAKLTVEVLGGVKLLP; this is translated from the coding sequence ATGTTCATCTACAATCTTTTCACTCATCCGGTTTACTTTCTAAGGTTCGTTGCAATTCTGGCATTTTCGATTAGTCTACATGAATTAGCGCATGGTTATGCTGCCCTCAGCCAAGGAGATGACACTCCACTTCAGCGAGGACACATTACGCTTAATCCGCTGGTGCATATGGGTTGGGAGTCGCTAACTTGTCTCTGCGTTACGGGGTTGGCTTGGGGACAGATGCCTGTAAATTCGGCTAAGTTTCGGGCTGGGGGATGGAGCAATATTTGGGTGTCTGTGGCAGGACCGCTGTGTAATTTGGGATTAGCTTTGCTGTTTATTGTGGCGTTGCGGTTGATGACAACCTTCAACTTGCAGGGGATTTGGAGCGTTGAGTTTTTCTATCTGGCAGCCCAGGTTAACCTGGTGTTATTTTCGTTGAATCTTGTGCCTTTGCCACCTTTGGACGGGTTTCATGTTGTGAGTGAGGCTTTTCCGGCACTGAAGATTTTGGAAGAAACTCCGTTGAGTCTGTTTCCTTTGGTAGTTCTGTTGATGAATCCGGACTACATGACAGCTTGTTCTGATGCTGCCAAGTTGACTGTGGAAGTCTTGGGCGGGGTGAAACTTCTACCGTGA